A portion of the Glycine max cultivar Williams 82 chromosome 10, Glycine_max_v4.0, whole genome shotgun sequence genome contains these proteins:
- the LOC102662340 gene encoding protein MAIN-LIKE 1-like — protein sequence MEFVRQHLQIMARTRGPIASARRQWEVAPVAEDVPVVAGDVHTQGAEAGHDAEGFPSGPCDPLVLTEYGDHVAVSIWNREERPELKLFSHGRKVQKFGRPAPEIEGLVDAIGLSPLIVCSVEIGDRGLISAFVERWHKETSSFHLPVGEVTITLDDVASLLHLPIIGAFHTFEPLHVDEVVLMLVELLEVSGEEARIETTQCHGAYVRLSWLRDIYQRRCQAGHWTVAAHAYLLHLLGCILFANKSATHVHVVFLDAFRDFSQSGSYAWGASALLHMYDHLNDACKSGDRQLAGYITLLQCWIYEHFPSVVERLTDPDYDELSPRACRWIATKASLKSISASTYRQRLDGLRIPDVCWMPYGEHQAVWEFDLISCFSDHL from the exons ATGGAATTTGTGCGTCAACATTTGCAAATCATGGCTAGAACTAGAGG GCCTATAGCATCCGCACGTAGGCAATGGGAAGTTGCCCCTGTTGCCGAGGATGTGCCTGTGGTAGCTGGAGATGTACATACACAAGGTGCAGAAGCTGGTCATGATGCTGAGGGATTTCCAAGTGGGCCGTGTGACCCATTAGTGCTTACGGAGTATGGTGACCATGTTGCAGTCAGCATATGGAACAGAgag gaacgTCCTGAATTAAAGTTATTCTCCCATGGGAGGAAGGTTCAGAAATTTGGGAGGCCTGCTCCTGAAATTGAAGGGTTAGTTGATGCCATAGGATTAAGTCCTTTGATTGTATGTTCAGTAGAAATTGGTGATCGGGGACTTATATCCGCTTTCGTGGAGAGGTGGCATaaggaaactagtagtttccatCTTCCTGTTGGGGAGGTTACCATCACCCTAGATGATGTGGCATCTCTACTTCATCTTCCAATTATTGGCGCCTTCCATACCTTCGAGCCTCTGCACGTCGACGAAGTCGTGTTGATGTTAGTGGAGTTACTTGAGGTCTCCGGAGAGGAAGCTAGGATTGAGACAACACAGTGTCATGGGGCATACGTACGCTTATCTTGGCTACGAGATATTTATCAGAGGAGATGTCAGGCTGGACATTGGACTGTAGCAGCTCATGCCTATCTTCTGCATCTCTTAGGTTGCATtctttttgctaacaagagtgcaacccatGTTCATGTTGTTTTCTTAGACGCTTTCCGCGACTTTAGTCAGAGTGGAAGCTATGCATGGGGAGCTTCCGCCCTATTGCATATGTACGATCATTTGAATGATGCTTGTAAGAGCGGCGACCGACAGCTTGCTGGTTACATCACTCTGTTACaa TGTTGGATATATGAGCACTTTCCCTCAGTTGTGGAGCGTTTGACTGATCCAGACTATGATGAGCTCTCACCACGTGCATGTCGGTGGATTGCTACGAAGGCTTCTTTGAAGTCCATATCTGCATCGACCTATAGGCAACGTCTAGATGGACTCAGGATTCCTGATGTTTGTTGGATGCCTTATGGTGAGCATCAAGCCGTTTGggagtttgatttgatttcatgCTTCTCTGATCATCTATGA